Proteins encoded together in one Novipirellula caenicola window:
- a CDS encoding biopolymer transporter ExbD, with product MRVKSKKPDLAEGDLTPMIDMTFQLIAFFMVLINFAQTEANDRVVLPNSQLVKPPEVPLEFPIILHVAMDGEIVLGGDDYTVETLRVGLLRELTVIESEGKSADDANVVIRAHKDTAAGDVQEVIRVAQEQKLVNFALRVKEDNR from the coding sequence ATGCGAGTCAAATCGAAAAAACCTGACTTGGCCGAAGGCGATTTGACGCCGATGATCGACATGACGTTTCAGTTGATCGCGTTTTTCATGGTGTTGATCAATTTCGCGCAAACGGAAGCCAATGATCGCGTCGTGTTGCCGAACAGCCAATTGGTCAAACCGCCCGAAGTGCCGCTCGAATTCCCCATCATCCTGCATGTGGCGATGGATGGCGAAATCGTGCTCGGCGGCGACGACTACACCGTGGAAACGCTGCGAGTCGGCTTGCTACGCGAATTGACCGTGATTGAATCCGAAGGCAAATCCGCCGACGATGCAAACGTCGTCATCCGTGCTCACAAAGACACCGCAGCGGGCGATGTGCAGGAGGTGATCCGAGTGGCGCAAGAACAGAAACTCGTCAACTTTGCGCTGCGAGTGAAGGAAGACAACCGATGA
- a CDS encoding MotA/TolQ/ExbB proton channel family protein: MHTFRSVGLVILASLFLVTPALAQDDAAAEFGDPEPAAAAPADVPADAGADNAGAEPTAKKSSDQNLLAWTIEALGLTYSFVFLVLSITLVSLFVMNVLAARRDTLCPHELVEGFEEKLNEKQFQEAYDMAKADESVLGQVLSAGLARLSRGYNKALEGMQEVGEEESMKLEHRLSYMALIGNLSPMIGLFGTVHGMIESFQVIALGGASPKPADLAAGISTALFTTLIGLAIAIPAIAAYNVLRNRVSRMLLEIGVTSENLMSRFEDVTPQGTKA; the protein is encoded by the coding sequence ATGCACACGTTTCGTTCTGTGGGTCTAGTGATCTTGGCATCGCTATTCCTGGTCACCCCGGCGCTGGCGCAAGACGACGCTGCAGCCGAATTTGGTGATCCCGAACCTGCGGCGGCGGCACCTGCGGACGTGCCCGCCGACGCCGGAGCGGACAACGCGGGAGCGGAACCGACCGCAAAGAAATCGAGCGACCAAAACCTGTTGGCCTGGACGATCGAAGCACTCGGTTTGACCTATTCGTTCGTGTTTTTGGTGTTGTCGATCACGCTCGTTTCGCTGTTTGTGATGAACGTCTTGGCCGCTCGCCGCGACACGCTGTGCCCTCATGAATTGGTCGAAGGTTTCGAAGAGAAGCTGAACGAGAAACAGTTCCAAGAAGCCTATGACATGGCCAAAGCCGATGAATCGGTTCTCGGTCAAGTGCTGTCGGCGGGATTGGCGCGACTGTCACGCGGCTACAACAAAGCACTCGAAGGGATGCAGGAAGTCGGCGAAGAGGAAAGCATGAAGCTCGAGCATCGGCTGAGCTACATGGCGTTGATCGGCAACCTCAGCCCGATGATCGGATTGTTCGGGACGGTTCACGGGATGATTGAATCGTTCCAAGTGATCGCACTTGGTGGTGCATCGCCGAAACCCGCTGATTTGGCTGCCGGTATTTCGACCGCACTTTTCACCACGCTGATTGGATTGGCCATCGCGATTCCTGCGATCGCCGCCTACAACGTGTTGCGGAACCGCGTCTCGCGGATGCTGCTTGAAATTGGTGTGACCAGCGAAAACTTGATGAGCCGTTTCGAGGACGTGACGCCTCAGGGGACCAAAGCTTAA